The sequence ACCGATTGGTTACCGGTTCAAGTCCGGTAGGGCCCACCACCCGAAATGGGCCGCAGTGCACAGTGCACGCAGATGGGCGGTTAGCTCAGCGGTAGAGCACTCGCTTCACACGCGAGGGGTCACGTGTTCAAATCACGTATCGCCCACCATCGTATAGAAATCCCCGCTCCGGCGGGGCTTTTTCTTGGCTGTCAGCTCCAGCAGTGGCATGCTGCCCGTCCGCTTCATCGGCCGCTTGCTATGCTGGCCGCAGCTGTGCTCGGCAGCCGGAATGCCCGCGCTGCCCAGCTCTCAGCCCCAGGAGGTGTGCGCTATTTCTCAGGAAATCTGGTCGGACGTGCTGGCCTATGTCCGCAACAACATTTCAGAAGTGGAGTACCACACCTGGTTCGCTCCGGTCAAAACCCTAGGCGTGCGCGAAGGGTCGCTGGTGCTTGGGGTCCGCAACTCGTTCGCGCAGGAATGGTTCCGCAAGCACTACCTCGAACTGCTGGAAGACGCCCTACGCAGCTTGGGGGCTGAACACCCGCAGGTGAGCTTCGAAGTACTGCCGGCGGTGCAAGAAGCCATGATTCTGCCTGAAGCTGCGGCGCCTACGCCCAAGGTGGCTGCGGCTCCCCAGCCGGTCCGCAGCAGCCCGGACCCGGAACTGAGCAAAATTCTCAATCCCAAATACACCTTCGAGAATTTCGTGGTCGGGCCGAACAACAATCTGGCCCACGCCGCGGCCCTGGCTGTCGCCGAGTCGCCGGGTAAGGCGTACAATCCCCTTTTCATCTACGGGGACGTGGGCCTGGGCAAGACCCACTTGATGCACGCGGTGGGCCACTATCTGGCCGAGAAGTACCCGGAAAAGCGCATCGCCTACGTGTCCACCGAGTCGTTCACCAACGAACTTATCAACTCCATACGCGACGATAAAACCACGCAGTTCCGTGACCGCTACCGCTCGGTAGACCTGCTGCTGGTGGACGACATCCAGTTCCTGGCCCGCAAGGAGCGCACGCAGGAGGAGTTCTTTCACACCTTCAACGCGCTGTACGA is a genomic window of Deinococcus proteolyticus MRP containing:
- the dnaA gene encoding chromosomal replication initiator protein DnaA: MSQEIWSDVLAYVRNNISEVEYHTWFAPVKTLGVREGSLVLGVRNSFAQEWFRKHYLELLEDALRSLGAEHPQVSFEVLPAVQEAMILPEAAAPTPKVAAAPQPVRSSPDPELSKILNPKYTFENFVVGPNNNLAHAAALAVAESPGKAYNPLFIYGDVGLGKTHLMHAVGHYLAEKYPEKRIAYVSTESFTNELINSIRDDKTTQFRDRYRSVDLLLVDDIQFLARKERTQEEFFHTFNALYENHKQIILSSDRPPKDIQTLEGRLRSRFEWGLITDIQSPEFETRVAILKMNAEQANINIPQEVLELIARQVTTNIRELEGALMRVVAFSSLNNVPFSRAVASKALSNVFAPQELQVEMSEVVRAAAQLFEVTTEQIRGTGRARDIVVPRQIAMYLIRELTPHSLPEIGQYFGRDHSTVMHAVSKVSESIKKDEEMAAQVSRLRRHLEGLHEPEGEH